The Prevotella sp. E9-3 genome has a window encoding:
- a CDS encoding cob(I)yrinic acid a,c-diamide adenosyltransferase translates to MKRIYTKTGDKGETGLRNGVRVAKDDFRIEVNGQIDQLNAQLGIVRSQLGDDEAARELIHAIQCELMTIMSHVATPEGNSNPRQLHTERLTQQMEQAIDETQKEGGFVVPGNGSTLSAFIHLARTQTRTVERRLWSLSRQYAIDETILVMMNRLSDYLFVLANEKE, encoded by the coding sequence ATGAAGCGAATCTATACCAAAACAGGCGACAAGGGAGAAACAGGTCTTCGCAATGGCGTGCGAGTGGCAAAAGACGATTTTCGTATTGAAGTCAACGGACAGATTGACCAATTGAATGCGCAGTTGGGAATAGTCCGTTCGCAATTGGGCGATGATGAGGCAGCTCGTGAATTGATTCATGCCATTCAATGTGAACTGATGACCATTATGAGCCATGTGGCAACGCCAGAAGGAAATAGCAATCCTCGTCAACTTCATACTGAACGTCTGACTCAGCAAATGGAACAAGCAATTGATGAAACTCAGAAGGAAGGTGGCTTCGTTGTTCCAGGCAATGGTTCAACACTATCGGCATTTATCCATCTGGCCCGTACGCAAACTCGTACTGTAGAACGTCGGTTATGGTCGCTGTCCCGTCAGTATGCTATCGACGAGACAATCCTTGTGATGATGAACCGACTGTCTGACTATCTTTTTGTATTAGCCAACGAAAAAGAATGA
- a CDS encoding cobyrinate a,c-diamide synthase, whose amino-acid sequence MKSQFLLAAPTSGSGKTTIVRGLMALLSEKGFKVQPFKCGPDYIDTKFHQAVCGRPSINLDTFMTTPQHVCECFEYYAADAEVCVVEGMMGLFDGYDREKGSSYEIARLLNLPVVLVVDAKSAAYSMAALLSGFLNFKKDIRFAGIIYNKVGSERHFQMLKQVCDDLGVECLGYLPKSAAFEQSSRYLGLDFSTESDDRTLIQTLDSKIDWKRLLSLSASQLNTPSVSAKHSERSNETHSVLIARNNESFSFLYQETLDRFEKVSFFDPEKDVPSFENIDLLYLPGGYPEKHLADLEKNERCRKAVKEYAEQGGRIVAECGGMMYLCKAIVTDEREDPENGEYCMCGVLPYTISARKADRKLSLGYRQFVLDGKEYRGHEFHYTQFLGQVPESIVQVYDAKGNQVPTPVLKYKNVLASYTHLYQL is encoded by the coding sequence GTGAAATCACAATTCCTTTTAGCAGCTCCAACAAGTGGTTCTGGCAAGACAACAATTGTCAGAGGACTGATGGCTTTGCTGAGCGAAAAGGGATTCAAGGTCCAACCATTCAAGTGTGGACCGGACTATATTGACACGAAATTCCACCAAGCGGTATGTGGAAGGCCCAGCATAAATCTTGACACTTTTATGACAACGCCACAACATGTGTGTGAGTGTTTTGAATACTATGCAGCTGATGCTGAGGTATGTGTGGTAGAGGGTATGATGGGACTGTTTGATGGCTATGACCGGGAGAAAGGTTCTTCCTATGAAATAGCCAGATTATTGAATTTACCTGTTGTGTTGGTGGTCGATGCTAAGTCGGCAGCCTATTCCATGGCTGCCTTGTTGTCGGGTTTTCTGAATTTTAAAAAAGATATTCGGTTCGCCGGTATTATATATAATAAGGTAGGTTCGGAAAGACATTTCCAAATGCTTAAGCAGGTGTGTGACGATTTGGGCGTTGAATGTCTGGGCTATCTGCCCAAATCAGCAGCCTTTGAACAGAGCTCGCGCTATTTAGGTTTGGATTTCTCAACAGAATCAGATGATAGGACTTTGATTCAGACCCTTGATTCAAAGATTGACTGGAAAAGATTATTATCGCTCTCAGCATCTCAATTGAACACTCCGAGCGTTTCGGCTAAACACTCCGAGCGTTCTAATGAAACACACTCTGTATTGATAGCCAGGAACAATGAGAGTTTTTCTTTCCTTTATCAAGAGACCTTGGATAGGTTCGAGAAAGTTAGTTTCTTTGACCCTGAAAAGGATGTCCCTTCTTTCGAAAATATTGATTTACTCTACCTGCCAGGAGGCTATCCTGAAAAACATTTGGCTGATTTGGAAAAGAACGAACGCTGCAGGAAGGCAGTCAAGGAATATGCCGAACAAGGAGGGCGGATTGTTGCTGAATGTGGCGGAATGATGTATCTGTGCAAAGCTATTGTGACTGACGAAAGGGAAGACCCGGAGAATGGAGAGTACTGTATGTGTGGCGTTCTTCCTTATACCATTTCAGCACGAAAAGCCGACAGAAAACTTTCATTAGGTTATCGCCAGTTTGTTCTCGATGGAAAAGAGTATAGAGGTCATGAGTTTCACTATACCCAATTCTTAGGACAGGTGCCAGAAAGTATTGTTCAGGTGTATGACGCTAAGGGAAACCAAGTGCCGACACCTGTGCTCAAATATAAAAATGTATTGGCCAGTTACACACATTTGTACCAGTTATGA